The Litchfieldia alkalitelluris genome has a window encoding:
- a CDS encoding FixH family protein: MKQILLSLGLCLLLIGCSSQPHTPKMEDLQKELIDVTLKINPSGSTGTVLEVYLNQEGDEVNDAEVMVDLWQTGKKAEMTTVKASHLGKGIYEVLLPIGEIQPYEGVYHVTSRGQHVMDGFSITFKEGEPVVNER, translated from the coding sequence ATGAAACAGATATTACTATCGTTGGGATTATGCCTTTTATTAATCGGCTGTTCCTCTCAGCCACATACCCCGAAAATGGAGGATCTACAAAAAGAACTTATTGATGTTACGCTTAAGATTAATCCTTCTGGAAGTACAGGTACTGTCCTAGAAGTTTATTTAAACCAAGAAGGTGACGAAGTAAACGATGCAGAGGTAATGGTTGATTTGTGGCAAACAGGAAAAAAGGCTGAAATGACGACTGTTAAAGCTTCGCATCTAGGTAAGGGTATTTATGAGGTCCTACTGCCAATTGGCGAAATACAGCCCTATGAAGGGGTATACCATGTCACCTCTCGAGGACAGCATGTGATGGATGGTTTTAGCATCACTTTCAAAGAAGGTGAGCCAGTTGTTAATGAACGGTAA
- a CDS encoding SCO family protein, which yields MNGKKFLFMFATFVVFLGLVTSYWLWPKSEQLPVLERLSPFVLLDQDGNEYRSNNGKIKLVTFYYINCPDVCPLTMYDLKVIQDQLKKEGLNGTEVELIAITLDPENDTLDRIRKYAGAFNTDNEGWKFLRGNSEETEEITNMYHMKYQKLRDDFIAHNTTMYLVDSKEQIRALYNMANQSQPVDRDNILGAIRQLSKEK from the coding sequence ATGAACGGTAAGAAATTTTTATTCATGTTTGCCACTTTTGTGGTTTTCCTTGGTTTGGTCACCTCTTATTGGCTGTGGCCAAAGTCAGAACAACTTCCGGTATTAGAACGCTTATCACCCTTTGTGTTATTAGATCAAGATGGAAATGAATATCGCTCCAATAATGGCAAGATAAAATTAGTGACATTTTATTATATAAACTGTCCTGATGTATGTCCTTTAACAATGTATGATTTGAAAGTCATCCAGGATCAGTTAAAAAAAGAAGGTTTGAATGGGACGGAAGTTGAGTTAATAGCCATTACTTTAGATCCAGAAAATGATACATTAGATCGTATTCGTAAATATGCTGGTGCGTTCAATACGGATAATGAGGGGTGGAAATTCCTTAGAGGAAATAGTGAGGAAACAGAGGAAATTACGAATATGTACCATATGAAGTATCAAAAGCTTAGAGACGATTTTATCGCACATAACACCACCATGTATTTAGTAGATAGTAAGGAACAAATTAGAGCTTTGTATAATATGGCAAACCAATCCCAACCTGTTGACAGAGATAATATTTTAGGGGCAATAAGGCAACTATCTAAGGAAAAATAA
- a CDS encoding coiled-coil domain-containing protein: MSVNRDEQFVSPRLFTDTKHTDEAGNQRLFYYNRTSEFIKKQKKINLEQAFFNQQLTMLLDSMKKEYLAFSQRVKDDFCKQDSINLSVQETLRRHEEVYVNQMDQLSELRNFYQRLNNLALTHTDRLSQQSNRISSQKQKIQEIQDRIPNIVEKQLEECFNIFRKELDDQHAKAKQLIEQLLNYERVALQHTNILDQQMEINSKLAHHINHYKSTHSQLSKEMEDIRSKVEDILNNLKDHGEVFTKNSQIFDEQNKINEKLTHHIKQVKHIQDQLTQEVANQNKLLQEFKQKRTEDEEHYSHLSKEVNELALRNNELKQRIKGTINSNGAFSHIFKDLPENYPLHSILVNGVVVDVTRFLNMNLEDNLAHFTDDLHVSTFDCQKIEGVKWGEGIKQDNNLKKSH, translated from the coding sequence TTGTCAGTGAATCGCGATGAACAATTTGTAAGCCCTAGACTCTTTACCGATACTAAACATACAGATGAAGCTGGAAATCAACGTTTGTTCTACTATAACCGTACTTCAGAATTTATAAAAAAACAAAAAAAAATAAATCTTGAGCAAGCATTTTTCAACCAACAACTAACGATGTTATTAGACAGCATGAAAAAAGAGTACTTAGCTTTTAGTCAAAGAGTTAAAGATGACTTTTGTAAGCAGGACTCCATTAATCTAAGTGTTCAAGAGACTTTAAGACGTCATGAAGAAGTATATGTTAACCAAATGGATCAACTTAGCGAACTCAGGAACTTCTATCAGAGGTTAAATAATCTCGCCTTAACACATACAGACCGGTTATCACAGCAATCAAATAGGATCTCGTCACAAAAGCAAAAAATTCAAGAGATTCAAGACCGTATACCAAACATAGTTGAAAAACAGTTGGAAGAGTGCTTTAACATCTTCAGGAAAGAGCTTGACGATCAACATGCTAAAGCAAAACAATTAATTGAACAACTTTTAAACTATGAAAGAGTCGCATTGCAACATACTAACATTCTAGATCAGCAAATGGAAATAAACAGCAAACTAGCTCATCATATAAATCACTATAAATCTACCCATAGCCAACTCTCAAAAGAGATGGAAGATATAAGATCCAAGGTTGAGGATATATTAAACAATCTAAAAGACCATGGAGAGGTTTTTACAAAGAATTCTCAAATATTTGATGAGCAAAATAAGATTAATGAAAAGCTCACCCATCATATAAAACAAGTTAAACATATCCAAGATCAATTAACTCAAGAAGTAGCTAATCAGAACAAACTACTACAGGAATTTAAGCAGAAAAGAACCGAAGATGAAGAACATTATTCGCATCTTTCAAAGGAAGTAAATGAATTAGCTTTAAGAAACAATGAGCTAAAACAAAGAATAAAAGGAACAATTAATTCCAACGGGGCATTCAGCCATATTTTTAAAGATCTTCCTGAAAATTATCCATTACACAGTATTCTAGTAAATGGAGTTGTTGTGGATGTTACTAGATTTTTAAATATGAATCTTGAGGATAACCTTGCCCATTTTACGGATGATCTTCATGTGTCGACCTTCGACTGTCAAAAGATTGAGGGGGTGAAATGGGGAGAAGGTATAAAGCAGGATAATAATCTTAAAAAGTCACATTAA